A stretch of DNA from Streptomyces spiramyceticus:
GCTCGCGGAAGCCCGCGGTGCCGGCGTACGGCTTGGTCGTACCCGGCAGCAGCTCCTCCAGCTCCCGCATCGCGCGCCGCTCGTCACCCAGCTGATGGGCGATGTACCAGAGCCCTTCCACGATCTCGTCCGTGACCATGCCCCACAGCGCGCGCTTCCCGCGCCGCATCCGCGGCCCGAAGCCGTTGAGGACGGGCCCGAGGTGCTCGGCGACGGCGTCCCGCACCTCGCTTCGCAGGGCTTCCTCGTCCGGTACGACGCGGGCGCCGGGCAGGGTGGCTGCGGGGTCGTCGGGCAGGCACGCGAAGTCCGTTACGCGTACGGCCATCCGGCCCAGTGTGCGCTGGAAGGCGACACCCTCGACGGGCATGCGCGGCACCCGGCGCTGAAGGAACCAAGGCACCGTAATGAGGAGACAGGCGGGCCAGGCGTATCGGTGCAGACCGAAACTGGCGACGACGTCGGGGCGGGCCTGCTGGCCGTAATCACGCAGAACCTGCGCGTTGTCCCAGGCCAGGAACGTGTCGAGCGCGGTGCCACCGGCGGCCAGCTCGGCCGCGCCGACCCAGCCCGCTGCGCCCGGGGCCTGCTCGCCGTCCGGGATCTCTTGGATCCGCAGGCCGGGGAAGGCCTCGGTGAGGCGGGCGTACGAGGCCGCGACGGGAGACGCGGAGACGCCGGTGAGGGCAGCGGGGACGGTCATGCAGAGACCACCGAATCGCGATCGTTGGCAGGTAAGCCTTACCTTACCCGATCAATTCGCGGTTTGAACTGAGACCTGGGCCGCCTATCGTGCATATGGGGCACGGCACCGGAGGAGACGTCAGATGGAGCAGTCGCGGGCGCAGGGCAGAGCGCGCGAAGCCGCGTACCCCCACATCCCCGCGATCCCCGCCGCCCCAGCCGTCGGCGTCCCGGAACAGGCCCGCGGCGAACACACCCACAGCGAGCCCCCCGCCCCCCGCGTCGTCCAGCGCCACTCGGTCCGGGGCCAGATACTCGACGCCCTGCGCGCGGCCCTGGTCAGCGGCGAGCTGATACCCGGCGAGGTCTACTCGGGCCCCGCGCTCGGCGCCCGCTTCGGGGTCTCGGCGACGCCCGTACGAGAGGCGATGCAGCAGCTGTCCCTCGAAGGTGCGGTGGAAGTAGTCCCCAACCGGGGCTTCCGCGTCACGGTCCGCAGCGCGGTGGAACTGGCGGAGCTGGCGGAAGTGCGCTCTCTGATCGAAGTCCCCGTCATGCTCCGCCTGGCCCGCACGGTCCCGGCCGACCGGTGGTGCGACCTGCGCCCCCTGGCCGAAGCCACCACGGCAGCAGCGGCAACGGGCGACCGGGCGGCGTACGCGGAGTCGGACCGCGCCTTCCACGGAGCGGTGCTCGCCCTGTCGGGCAACCGGCAACTCGTAGCAGTGGCCGACGACCTCCACCGCCGCTCCCAATGGCCCCTGCTGACGGGCGACCCCCTGGGCCGCCGGGCAGACCTCCTGGCAGACGCTGCGGAACACCTGGCGCTGCTGGACGCCCTGGTGGCCCAGGACCTGACGGTCGTCCAGTCCCTGGTCCGCGAGCACTTCGCGGGCGCGGACCGCTGACGCTCGATCGGAGGCGGCCTTCCCAGAGGTCAGACCGCCGTCGTCGGGGTCATCGGGGGCAGTTGCGCTGCCAGCCATGTCGGTACGCCGTCCAGGAGGCGGAACAGGCGGGCCGCTTCCGCGCGCAGGCGGGTTGCCTCCGGTTCCGGTTCCGCGTCTGCCAGGGCTGCCAGTGCGGGGGCTGTGCCTACCAGGTAGCCCAGTTCCTCCCGTATCCGCAGCGACTCCGCGAAGCCGTGCCTCGCGTCCGCCAACTCGCCCTCCCTCAGGGCCAGTCCGGCCAGGTGGCGCCACGTGAAGGAGAGCAGCAGCGTCTCGCCGTTGGCCGTGGCGCCCGCGTGGGCGCGGCGGTAGGCGGCGAGGGCCGACTGCGGGGAGTCCGAGATGTGCTCGGCGACCAGGCCCCGGCGGAAGTCCAGCAGGGGGCGAGCCGCCGCCGTCGGGGAGAGCAGGGCCGCCGCCCTGCCGAGCGCGGCGCGTGCCTCGTCGGCCCGGTCGCGGGCGCCGAGCACCGTCGAGGCGTACGCGAGCTGGCCGCGTTCGCACGCCGCCGCACCGCGCTCGTCGTCCTCCCGGGCAACGGCTTCCGCCGTACGCAGCGCGTCTTCCGCCTCCGCCCAGCCCCGCTCCGTGAACAGGCAGCGCTCGACGAGCAGCGAGGCTCGCTGGAGCGCGGCGGCGGGCGTGGCGGGGGCACCCGCATGTGGTTCTAGCAGGGCCGCCGCATCGGTCCAGCAGCCGCGCGAGCGCAGCCGCCATACCGCGGTCTGGAGTGGGCTTCCGTCCCCTGCGGTTGATCCGGAACCAGACATGGCGGTATGCGCCACATTGCCCTCCCCGAGCACGCCATTGAGCTGTGAGTAGCTGTAGTGGCCGAATCTCAGCACGGAATGGCACTCCGGGCCAAGAGGTCAGGTGAACGAATTCACAATCGGCCGGTCACAGCGCCGAGTTGGCTGAGAGTAGCGGCCATTGCCGTACGCATCTTCTTCGGATACCCGGGCAACTCTACGATCAGCCGGGGGAAACGGGCCCGCGACCAGTCGTACGTGTGCGTGACCCGGGTCGCCGTACCGTCTGGCTCCAGCTCGTAGCGCCAGCGCTGGCCGCCCACCAGTCGGCGGCCGCCCAGCTCGCCCCACGTCTCCCAGGCGATGAGCCGGTCCTTTTCGTACTCCACGACGACATTCACCGAGCGGTACGGGATGCCTCCCTGGCTCATCCCCATCGTGAACCGGTCGCCGGGGCCCAGCACTTCGGGCCCCTGCGGCCTGCCCTTCAGCATCCCCGAACCGTCCAGCTCGGTGTGCCGGGCCGGTGTCGCCAGCAGCTCGAAGATCTGCTGCGGCGATGCGACGACCATCTCCGAGACCGATATCGATCTCTGTCCCGCGCCCGTTGCCGGTCCCGGTTTCATGTGGAGCCCCCTCCTGAGTACCTGCCTGTGTCGCTAGCTCATCCTCAGCGCGAGGAAGAAGTCCAGCTTGTCTTCGAGGCGCGACAAATCGCGCCCCGTCAACTGCTCGATCCGGCCCACCCGGTAACGCAGTGTGTTGACGTGCAGGTGCAGCCGCGCCGCGCAGCGCGTCCACGAACCGTCGCAGTCGAGGAACGCTTCGAGGGTGGGGATCAGTTCCGCACGGTGGCGCCGATCGTAGTCCCGCAGAGGATCGAGCAGCCGCGCGGTGAAGGCCCTGCGTACGTCGTCGGGGACGAACGGCAGCAGCAGCACGTGCGAAGCCAGCTCGTGGTGGCCCGCCGCGCAGACCCGGCCCGGGCGTGCGGCGGCGACCCGGCGGGCGTGCCGGGCCTCCTCCAGGGCGCCTCGCAGGCCCTCCGCCGAGTGCACGGCCGCGCTGACACCCAGTGTCAGCCGCCCGTCGTCGGCGAGACCGCCCGACAGCGGCTCGCGCACCGCATCCAGGAGCACGTCGGCGTGCAGGCCCTGGTCGGAGTCCCGCGGCTCGTCCTCGCCCTCGGCGGCCTCCCCCTCGGTCGCGATCGCCGGCAGCGGTACGAGTGCGATCGCCTCGTCACCCGCGTGAGCCACCGCGATCCGGTCCGACGAGTCGGATCCCGCCACCGCCGGGTCGACCAGGATTTCCTCCAGCAGTGTCTGCGCGACGGGCCCGCTCTGGACCGCACCGCCGTCCTGCCACTCGACGCGCGCCACGACGACCTGCCAGTGCGGCGCGGAGCCGAGGCCCGGCAGCAGGACCGGCGCCGCGACCCGCAGCCTGGCGGCGATCTCGGCGGGGGCCGCGCCCGTCTGGACCAGCTCCAGGACTTCTTGGGCGAGGCGGCGGCGTACCGTACGGGCCGCGTCGCGGCGGTCGCGTTCCACGGCGATCAGCTGGGTCACGCCCTGGAGCAGGTCGAGGCGGGCGGCGGGCCAGTCGCCCGCGTCCGCCTCCACGGCCAGCAGCCAGTCCGAGAGGACGCTCTCGCGCACGTCACGGGAGGCGGACACCGCGGCGGCAGCAGCGCCGCGCCCGGCGCTGCGGATCGGGAAGAGCGAGTACGTCGTGCCCTGGACGGCGGCGCGGTGCGGCGCCCGGCGGCCGGTCCGTACGGCGGCCAGATGCTCGCCCGCGAGCTTGGAGCCCAGCCCGGGCGACAGCGGCGCACCGGCGCCCGCGATCTGCCGTCCGGTCGGCGAGAGCACCCAGGCGCGCAGGTCCAGGTCGGAGGTCAGCAGGTCGAGGACCACCTCGGGCCCGCCGCCCGCCGGGCCGGACGTCATAAGCCTGCGGTGCCGGTCGACGACCGCCGCGAGGTCCCCGG
This window harbors:
- a CDS encoding SRPBCC family protein, giving the protein MKPGPATGAGQRSISVSEMVVASPQQIFELLATPARHTELDGSGMLKGRPQGPEVLGPGDRFTMGMSQGGIPYRSVNVVVEYEKDRLIAWETWGELGGRRLVGGQRWRYELEPDGTATRVTHTYDWSRARFPRLIVELPGYPKKMRTAMAATLSQLGAVTGRL
- a CDS encoding GntR family transcriptional regulator; translated protein: MEQSRAQGRAREAAYPHIPAIPAAPAVGVPEQARGEHTHSEPPAPRVVQRHSVRGQILDALRAALVSGELIPGEVYSGPALGARFGVSATPVREAMQQLSLEGAVEVVPNRGFRVTVRSAVELAELAEVRSLIEVPVMLRLARTVPADRWCDLRPLAEATTAAAATGDRAAYAESDRAFHGAVLALSGNRQLVAVADDLHRRSQWPLLTGDPLGRRADLLADAAEHLALLDALVAQDLTVVQSLVREHFAGADR
- a CDS encoding PucR family transcriptional regulator; translated protein: MRLRALLETDALGLRLLAGEDELDRTVRGVMTTDLRDPSRYLSGGELVLTGLAWRHSAEDSEPFVRLLAGAGVVGLAAGEAELGAIPNDLVEACVRHRLPLFAVSEAVAFATITEYVVRQVSGERAGDLAAVVDRHRRLMTSGPAGGGPEVVLDLLTSDLDLRAWVLSPTGRQIAGAGAPLSPGLGSKLAGEHLAAVRTGRRAPHRAAVQGTTYSLFPIRSAGRGAAAAAVSASRDVRESVLSDWLLAVEADAGDWPAARLDLLQGVTQLIAVERDRRDAARTVRRRLAQEVLELVQTGAAPAEIAARLRVAAPVLLPGLGSAPHWQVVVARVEWQDGGAVQSGPVAQTLLEEILVDPAVAGSDSSDRIAVAHAGDEAIALVPLPAIATEGEAAEGEDEPRDSDQGLHADVLLDAVREPLSGGLADDGRLTLGVSAAVHSAEGLRGALEEARHARRVAAARPGRVCAAGHHELASHVLLLPFVPDDVRRAFTARLLDPLRDYDRRHRAELIPTLEAFLDCDGSWTRCAARLHLHVNTLRYRVGRIEQLTGRDLSRLEDKLDFFLALRMS
- a CDS encoding (2Fe-2S)-binding protein — translated: MTVPAALTGVSASPVAASYARLTEAFPGLRIQEIPDGEQAPGAAGWVGAAELAAGGTALDTFLAWDNAQVLRDYGQQARPDVVASFGLHRYAWPACLLITVPWFLQRRVPRMPVEGVAFQRTLGRMAVRVTDFACLPDDPAATLPGARVVPDEEALRSEVRDAVAEHLGPVLNGFGPRMRRGKRALWGMVTDEIVEGLWYIAHQLGDERRAMRELEELLPGTTKPYAGTAGFRELTGPSGESLPTRDRASCCLFYTLRPEDTCVTCPRTCDAERVRKLSEEAAATAASAVAAV